In Deltaproteobacteria bacterium, a single genomic region encodes these proteins:
- a CDS encoding translocation/assembly module TamB domain-containing protein: MARARRGGLRRVLRVLLRTLAWTTAALVVVIVAAVSVVLWTPWGTRTALHFALERYDAAIPGSVELQRVGGTIGGTLTLDGLVLRDAAEHPLVAIGHVETRLRLGALVGRVVAFDHFDATAVELHVGGGQAEFLDLAPPREEPPPPTPGLVGPDLPIGFDGPVGVDGFTLWQHAETGDVAPLLHGAVVHAYLRSQGREALLRIDALSGVVDVARLTVANAHGRVTWSDPRVQLDDFGALTDRGFVEHARLAVDLDREAGDAALATVIDPIALALQLGIEAAPPLLQPLPLRVTAGGTLTQTWAAIDLAQDDRVAARLLVGGALQPELQLAAVGHAGARLPPAYAGPDADGLSLLLAAAAHHDPQGWHARAVARCIDCGAAAGASVELDADPERDRNSLEADAFVADASVHAELASVGLHTRVDARVDVPAARRVLAALSHWLELPAIDGSARAHLACSGARDALPCQLDATLEDLAVASLRVGRAHARASVTIDETPHGNASVSAVRARVGSQRIDRLDADATGSLARLRVRAQAVAGRDRASAAAVIDRTSPERTIIAVQQLVARLQRLNLALLAPTHVRLSTGGVAIAPTRVAVARGVVAFEGTLGEHSRASLAIEQVDLAALEPLRLPVALRGRLEARAWLEGSLARPGLALIADAGSLAVDDEPLGRVGIEASLAHGRAQAHVMWQPGGGEQLELRASAAVGNSPRPSLRADQPLSLTLVTRDLTLARAQRWAKRPLGGELDLTLHVDGTAAAPRIVLDADGRALRYDQLELRSIVTHVEHRDGRVDGRVEIAAPWLEALHVGASVPLRITGAAPWVVFDADADAAVDVVLDHLELAGLETIAPGLQLRGGVDGSATVRLHDGAPELRTGLLVRGLEHRGHRIASATLDATLDADRMTAALQASGAAARLLELDVDLPLRIDPHDGSVAWLPTQPLAASLELRQADVAALAGLAGITGVAGRIDGELSVDGTPRVPQLQAGLHTSGLVWARHDLGRVDIDVRHADAQLVARLRQQRGRERVQVDADVPLTVDLVAGAAQWQRNERHDLRVDAVAVDDELLAAFVALPAGIGFTANLGLDLHGTPADFRANGRLRADLDRGGAPDTPVAAHFAATGAEQELELVIGPFEDKALTAAARVQVPIDRWIAGEAPDVAAIPIVASLDATHFPIAALGSLMPSSLSRPDGRLDLHARADGTLGVPALAGSAALRGGAITIIPLRQRFDSIEIASSFDGADIVLDRARARSAAGRASAKGQLHLQRGNTTAKLSLALDGQPIVRPGLPLMKLTTRADATLDATGERTEVDVVARKTTLDVFTASATAPDAIPESSHVTFVDRVAGRTTRENRADAQEPMVPSDLHLRVRLADPVFVRGPQANMTWRGGIELTRGADEEVRAQGAFVADRGRVNLLGHDFVIDSARITMPERGELDPYIQLTAITQTDEGTVTADVHGRVSRPVLRLSSDPPLPESAVFALLVTGKSGEQADGEGGSVEAKAASLLAAFENPVLQRALQDRLGIDRVGLAFGDSIDQPIVAVGKRVSKRVYLETRYHHNAPINENHAEIHLEYSIKSPSWSLETFIGDAAKGAVEVWWRRRFGKPRPPATTRRRAIAEEPQPRPTAHRPTTAHRSE, translated from the coding sequence ATGGCACGGGCACGCCGAGGGGGTTTGCGCCGCGTGCTGCGGGTGCTGCTGCGCACGCTGGCATGGACCACGGCGGCGCTGGTGGTGGTCATCGTCGCGGCGGTGTCGGTGGTGCTGTGGACACCGTGGGGCACGCGCACCGCCCTGCACTTCGCGCTCGAGCGCTACGACGCCGCGATCCCCGGCAGCGTCGAGCTGCAGCGTGTCGGCGGCACCATCGGCGGCACGCTCACGCTCGACGGCCTGGTCCTGCGCGACGCTGCCGAGCATCCGCTCGTCGCCATCGGCCACGTCGAGACGCGGCTCCGGCTCGGCGCGCTCGTGGGCCGCGTGGTGGCCTTCGATCACTTCGACGCAACTGCGGTCGAGCTGCACGTCGGCGGCGGACAGGCCGAGTTCCTCGACCTCGCACCGCCGCGCGAGGAGCCGCCCCCGCCGACGCCGGGGCTGGTGGGGCCCGATCTACCCATCGGCTTCGACGGCCCCGTCGGTGTCGACGGGTTCACGCTGTGGCAGCACGCCGAGACCGGTGATGTCGCGCCGCTCCTGCACGGCGCGGTCGTGCACGCGTACCTCCGCTCGCAGGGCCGTGAGGCGCTGCTGCGCATCGATGCACTCTCTGGCGTCGTCGACGTCGCGCGGCTGACCGTTGCCAACGCGCACGGGCGCGTCACGTGGTCCGATCCGCGGGTGCAGCTCGACGACTTCGGTGCCCTGACCGACCGCGGCTTCGTCGAGCACGCACGCCTCGCGGTCGACCTCGACCGCGAGGCCGGCGACGCCGCACTGGCGACGGTGATCGACCCCATCGCGCTGGCGTTGCAGCTGGGCATCGAGGCCGCACCGCCGTTGCTGCAGCCGTTGCCGCTGCGCGTGACCGCGGGCGGCACGCTCACGCAGACCTGGGCCGCCATCGATCTCGCCCAGGACGATCGCGTCGCGGCCCGGCTGCTCGTCGGCGGCGCGCTGCAACCCGAGCTGCAGCTCGCCGCGGTCGGACACGCCGGCGCACGGCTGCCCCCCGCCTACGCCGGGCCGGACGCCGACGGGCTGTCACTCTTGCTCGCCGCCGCCGCGCATCACGACCCCCAGGGTTGGCACGCGCGCGCGGTGGCACGCTGCATCGACTGCGGCGCCGCGGCGGGTGCCAGTGTCGAGCTGGATGCCGATCCGGAGCGCGATCGCAACTCGCTCGAGGCGGACGCCTTCGTCGCCGACGCCTCGGTCCACGCCGAGCTCGCGAGCGTTGGCTTGCACACCCGCGTCGACGCACGGGTCGATGTGCCGGCGGCGCGTCGCGTGCTGGCCGCGCTGTCGCACTGGCTGGAGCTGCCCGCGATCGATGGCAGCGCCCGCGCCCACCTGGCGTGCAGCGGGGCCCGCGACGCGTTGCCGTGTCAGCTCGACGCCACCCTCGAAGACCTCGCGGTGGCGTCGCTGCGCGTCGGCCGTGCCCACGCCCGCGCCAGTGTGACGATCGACGAGACGCCACACGGGAACGCGTCGGTGTCCGCTGTGCGCGCGCGGGTCGGATCGCAGCGAATCGATCGCCTCGACGCCGATGCCACCGGCTCGCTCGCACGCCTGCGGGTGCGCGCGCAGGCGGTGGCGGGCCGCGACCGTGCGAGCGCGGCGGCGGTCATCGATCGCACGAGCCCCGAGCGGACGATCATCGCGGTCCAGCAGCTGGTCGCGCGTCTACAGCGGCTGAACTTGGCCCTGCTCGCGCCCACACACGTGCGGCTGTCCACCGGTGGGGTCGCGATTGCGCCGACGCGCGTGGCGGTCGCGCGCGGGGTCGTCGCCTTCGAGGGCACGCTCGGCGAGCACAGTCGCGCCAGCTTGGCCATCGAGCAGGTCGATCTCGCGGCGCTCGAGCCCCTGCGCCTGCCGGTTGCGCTGCGCGGCCGTCTCGAGGCCCGCGCGTGGCTCGAGGGCTCGCTCGCGCGCCCCGGGCTCGCGCTCATCGCCGACGCGGGCTCCCTCGCCGTCGACGACGAACCTCTGGGCCGCGTCGGGATCGAGGCCTCGCTCGCACACGGCCGCGCGCAGGCCCACGTGATGTGGCAGCCCGGCGGCGGCGAGCAGCTCGAGCTGCGGGCCAGCGCGGCGGTCGGCAACTCGCCGCGACCAAGCCTACGGGCCGACCAGCCGCTGTCGCTCACGCTGGTGACCCGCGACCTGACGCTGGCGCGGGCGCAGCGATGGGCGAAGCGACCGCTCGGCGGCGAGCTCGACCTGACGTTGCACGTGGACGGCACCGCTGCGGCGCCGCGTATCGTGCTCGACGCCGACGGACGCGCGCTCCGCTACGACCAACTCGAGCTGAGGAGCATCGTCACCCACGTCGAGCACCGCGACGGTCGCGTCGATGGCCGCGTCGAGATCGCGGCGCCGTGGCTCGAGGCGCTCCACGTTGGCGCGAGCGTGCCGCTGCGCATCACCGGCGCCGCACCCTGGGTCGTGTTCGATGCCGACGCGGACGCAGCCGTCGACGTCGTGCTCGACCACCTCGAGCTCGCTGGCCTGGAGACCATCGCCCCCGGCCTTCAGCTGCGCGGTGGCGTCGATGGCTCGGCGACCGTGCGCCTCCACGACGGCGCGCCCGAGCTACGCACTGGTCTGCTCGTGCGGGGGCTCGAGCACCGCGGGCACCGCATCGCGAGCGCGACGCTCGACGCGACGCTCGACGCCGATCGGATGACGGCCGCCCTGCAGGCCAGCGGCGCCGCCGCGCGCCTCCTCGAGCTCGACGTCGACCTGCCGCTGCGCATCGATCCCCACGATGGCTCCGTCGCGTGGCTGCCGACCCAGCCCCTGGCTGCGTCGCTCGAGCTGCGACAGGCCGACGTCGCCGCGCTCGCGGGCCTGGCCGGCATCACCGGTGTTGCGGGTCGGATCGACGGCGAGCTGAGCGTCGACGGCACGCCGCGCGTGCCACAGCTCCAGGCGGGTCTGCACACGAGCGGCTTGGTGTGGGCTCGACACGACCTCGGCCGCGTCGATATCGACGTCCGCCACGCCGACGCGCAGCTCGTCGCACGCCTCCGGCAGCAACGAGGCCGCGAGCGCGTGCAAGTCGATGCCGACGTACCGCTCACCGTCGATCTCGTCGCCGGTGCTGCGCAATGGCAACGCAACGAGCGCCACGATCTCCGCGTCGACGCCGTCGCGGTCGACGACGAGCTGCTCGCCGCCTTCGTCGCGCTGCCGGCCGGCATCGGCTTCACCGCCAACCTCGGGCTCGACCTGCACGGCACCCCCGCGGACTTCCGCGCAAACGGGCGCCTGCGCGCCGACCTCGATCGCGGCGGCGCCCCCGACACCCCGGTGGCTGCCCACTTCGCGGCCACAGGCGCCGAGCAGGAGCTGGAGCTCGTGATCGGGCCGTTCGAGGACAAGGCGCTCACCGCCGCCGCACGGGTGCAGGTGCCGATCGACCGCTGGATCGCCGGCGAGGCCCCCGATGTCGCCGCGATCCCCATCGTCGCGTCACTCGATGCCACGCACTTCCCGATCGCGGCGCTGGGCTCGTTGATGCCCTCGTCGCTGTCGCGACCCGATGGCCGTCTCGACCTGCACGCGCGTGCGGACGGCACCCTCGGTGTGCCCGCGCTGGCCGGAAGCGCGGCCCTGCGCGGCGGTGCGATCACGATCATCCCGCTGCGCCAGCGCTTCGACAGCATCGAGATCGCGAGCTCGTTCGACGGCGCCGACATCGTGCTGGACCGGGCAAGGGCACGCAGTGCGGCCGGGCGCGCCAGTGCGAAGGGTCAGCTGCACCTGCAGCGGGGCAACACCACCGCCAAGCTGTCGCTTGCGCTCGACGGCCAACCCATCGTGCGGCCCGGGCTGCCGCTGATGAAGCTGACCACGCGGGCCGACGCGACGCTCGACGCCACCGGCGAACGCACCGAGGTCGACGTCGTGGCGCGCAAGACCACGCTGGACGTCTTCACCGCCTCGGCGACCGCACCCGACGCGATCCCGGAGTCCTCGCACGTGACCTTCGTCGACCGCGTGGCCGGCCGCACGACCCGTGAGAACCGCGCCGACGCCCAGGAGCCGATGGTGCCGAGCGACCTGCACCTGCGCGTGCGACTCGCCGACCCGGTGTTCGTGCGCGGCCCGCAGGCCAACATGACCTGGCGCGGTGGCATCGAGCTGACCCGCGGCGCCGACGAGGAGGTCCGCGCACAGGGGGCGTTCGTGGCCGATCGCGGGCGCGTCAACCTGCTCGGCCACGACTTCGTGATCGACTCGGCTCGCATCACGATGCCCGAGCGCGGCGAGCTCGATCCGTACATCCAGCTCACGGCGATCACGCAGACCGACGAGGGCACCGTGACCGCAGACGTGCACGGCCGCGTGAGTCGGCCGGTGCTGCGCCTCAGCTCCGATCCGCCGCTGCCCGAGTCGGCCGTGTTCGCGCTGCTGGTCACCGGCAAGAGCGGCGAGCAAGCCGACGGTGAAGGCGGGAGCGTCGAGGCCAAGGCCGCCTCGCTGCTGGCGGCGTTCGAGAACCCGGTGCTGCAACGCGCGCTGCAGGACCGTCTGGGCATCGATCGCGTCGGCCTGGCCTTCGGCGACAGCATCGATCAGCCGATCGTCGCGGTCGGAAAGCGGGTCTCGAAGCGCGTGTATCTCGAGACCCGCTACCACCACAACGCGCCCATCAACGAGAACCACGCCGAGATTCACCTGGAGTACTCGATCAAGTCGCCGTCGTGGAGCCTCGAGACCTTCATCGGCGACGCCGCCAAGGGTGCGGTGGAGGTGTGGTGGCGACGGCGCTTCGGCAAGCCGCGTCCGCCCGCCACCACGCGCCGCCGCGCCATCGCCGAGGAGCCCCAGCCACGCCCCACGGCCCACCGTCCCACGACCGCGCACAGGAGCGAATGA
- a CDS encoding YihY/virulence factor BrkB family protein — MRNPITSIRRNATLRRWFRPFAAAIRGHVAGTSDMLAASLAFFTVLSIAPLLVLAIAVVGTVFGSDATRLRLFADLSTAIGPQAAGAIDQIVQHAVQDEDRWWRVAFGVIVTVWGSTRIFARVQDALNAVWGVRPTKEGGWRIWLRRLLRKRALSFLLVMAVGALLFASMVAESVISVVLAAAQNLPHGAWSSRVVRVSASILAITLMLLPVYRVLPDVELRFRDVWRGALLAAVITTIGAWAMGSYFSSAAAASPGGAAGGVLVLLLWINLVSHVMLFGARFTREWVRAQHGEITPEPDAELVQPLAAAA; from the coding sequence ATGCGCAACCCCATCACCTCGATCCGTCGCAATGCCACCCTGCGCCGCTGGTTTCGCCCCTTCGCCGCGGCAATTCGCGGCCATGTCGCCGGCACCAGCGACATGCTCGCGGCGTCGCTGGCGTTCTTCACCGTGCTCTCGATCGCGCCGCTGTTGGTGCTGGCGATCGCCGTCGTCGGCACCGTGTTCGGGTCCGACGCCACGCGCCTGCGCCTGTTCGCCGACCTCAGCACCGCCATCGGCCCGCAGGCGGCCGGGGCGATCGATCAGATCGTGCAGCACGCGGTGCAGGACGAGGACCGCTGGTGGCGGGTCGCGTTCGGCGTGATCGTGACGGTGTGGGGGTCGACCCGCATCTTCGCGCGCGTGCAGGACGCCCTCAATGCGGTGTGGGGCGTGCGACCGACCAAGGAGGGTGGCTGGCGGATCTGGCTGCGCCGCCTCCTGCGCAAGCGGGCCTTGTCGTTCCTGCTGGTCATGGCCGTCGGCGCGCTGCTGTTCGCCTCGATGGTCGCCGAGTCGGTGATCAGCGTCGTGCTCGCTGCCGCGCAGAACCTGCCCCATGGCGCATGGAGCTCGCGCGTGGTGCGTGTGAGCGCGTCCATCCTCGCGATCACCTTGATGCTGCTACCGGTCTACCGCGTGTTGCCCGACGTCGAGCTGCGGTTCCGCGACGTGTGGCGCGGGGCGCTGCTGGCAGCGGTCATCACCACCATCGGCGCATGGGCGATGGGGAGCTACTTCTCGTCGGCAGCCGCGGCCTCACCCGGCGGCGCCGCGGGTGGGGTCTTGGTGTTGTTGCTGTGGATCAATCTCGTGTCGCACGTGATGCTGTTCGGCGCTCGCTTCACGCGCGAGTGGGTCCGTGCGCAGCACGGCGAGATCACGCCGGAGCCCGACGCCGAGCTCGTTCAGCCGCTCGCGGCGGCTGCCTGA
- a CDS encoding chemotaxis protein CheB, translating to MTGVVAIGCSLGGFRALGRLLGALPSSFTTPIAVVQHRASHGTEEYCAALQRSCTLRVCEAEDKQPLTPGTVHVAPAGYHMLLDEGAIALSVDQPVNFARPSIDVLFESAADAFGPGAVAVVLSGASADGTRGARAVLAKGGRVVVQDPSDAECRVMPATMLADSPAAAVMPLDGIAGWLERNAQAAAASG from the coding sequence ATGACCGGTGTCGTCGCGATTGGATGTTCTCTCGGCGGGTTCCGTGCGCTCGGTAGGCTCCTCGGAGCGCTTCCCAGCAGCTTCACGACCCCCATCGCAGTGGTTCAACATCGCGCCTCCCACGGTACCGAGGAGTACTGCGCCGCGCTGCAGCGCAGCTGCACGCTGCGGGTGTGCGAGGCCGAGGACAAGCAGCCGCTGACACCGGGCACCGTCCACGTCGCGCCGGCGGGCTACCACATGTTGCTCGACGAAGGGGCCATCGCGCTGTCGGTCGATCAGCCGGTCAACTTCGCACGACCCTCGATCGACGTGTTGTTCGAGAGTGCCGCCGACGCGTTCGGCCCCGGCGCCGTGGCCGTGGTGCTCTCGGGTGCGAGCGCCGACGGCACGCGCGGAGCACGGGCGGTGCTCGCCAAGGGCGGCCGAGTGGTCGTGCAGGATCCCAGCGATGCCGAGTGCCGCGTGATGCCGGCGACCATGCTGGCCGACTCGCCGGCTGCCGCTGTGATGCCGCTCGACGGCATCGCTGGCTGGCTCGAGCGCAACGCTCAGGCAGCCGCCGCGAGCGGCTGA
- a CDS encoding protein-glutamate O-methyltransferase CheR → MCAAPTSDFDIELSLLLDELLARYGFDFRDYARSSLRRRAMNAMRAERLETLGELRDLIVRDEAAVERLLLALTVNVTSMFRDPEVYRGIGESLVPTLRAYPFTRIWHAGCSSGEEVYSMAILLHEAGLYDRCRIYATDLNEAVLRRAREAVYPLDEVMARSEDYQLAGGTAKLSDYHTSSYGYAIMHRWLRKNIVFAHHNLVTDGSFNEFHVIFCRNVMIYFNRRLQDRVHRLLFDSLRRFGTLIVGLKESLVYTPHEHEYEAIDARLKLFRRRS, encoded by the coding sequence GTGTGTGCTGCGCCCACGTCCGACTTCGACATCGAGCTCTCGCTGCTGCTCGACGAGCTGCTCGCGCGCTATGGGTTCGACTTCCGCGACTACGCCCGCTCGTCCCTGCGCCGCCGGGCCATGAACGCGATGCGTGCCGAACGGCTCGAGACGCTCGGCGAGCTGCGGGACCTCATCGTTCGCGACGAGGCAGCGGTGGAGCGTCTACTGCTCGCGCTCACGGTGAACGTCACCTCGATGTTCCGTGACCCCGAGGTGTATCGCGGCATCGGCGAGTCCCTGGTACCGACGCTGCGCGCCTACCCGTTCACGCGCATCTGGCATGCGGGCTGCTCGTCGGGCGAGGAGGTCTACTCGATGGCCATCCTGCTGCACGAGGCCGGCCTCTACGACCGCTGTCGCATCTACGCGACCGACCTCAACGAGGCGGTGCTCCGACGCGCGCGCGAGGCGGTCTACCCCCTCGACGAGGTCATGGCGCGCAGCGAGGACTACCAGCTGGCCGGCGGCACGGCGAAGCTGTCGGACTACCACACCAGCAGCTACGGCTACGCGATCATGCACCGGTGGCTGCGCAAGAACATCGTCTTCGCGCACCACAACCTGGTGACCGACGGCAGCTTCAACGAGTTCCACGTGATCTTCTGCCGCAATGTCATGATCTACTTCAACCGCCGGCTGCAGGACCGCGTGCATCGCCTGCTGTTCGACAGCCTGCGGCGGTTCGGTACGTTGATCGTTGGGTTGAAGGAATCGCTCGTGTACACGCCGCATGAACACGAGTACGAGGCGATCGACGCGCGGCTCAAGCTGTTTCGGAGGCGCTCATGA